Proteins co-encoded in one Arachis hypogaea cultivar Tifrunner chromosome 13, arahy.Tifrunner.gnm2.J5K5, whole genome shotgun sequence genomic window:
- the LOC112732293 gene encoding pentatricopeptide repeat-containing protein At1g08070, chloroplastic-like encodes MVEKSICPDEESFLFVLRSCFSLSHEQGRMVHGQIVKLGLDSFDLVCNTLIELYDDMGDHEPVERNYLVELNYWNKLISEASESGKLDESFKLFSKMIKENIQPNSFTVINLLRLAVNLNSLKIGQALHSLVVRNLCEELSVNTAMLLMYVKLGSLEDAELLFDKMPEKDLVVWNVMISAYAGNGYPKESLELLYCMVRLKVRPDLFTAIPAISSITQLKNFECGRQIHAHVIRNGSDYQVSVQNSLIDMYSACDNLSSSRKIFDNMMDRTVVSWSALIKGYVMHDQCLEALSLFLKMKLSGTRVDFIIVINILPAFAKMGVLHYVRYLHGYSLKASIDSLKSVKTSFLSSYAKCGCIVMARKLFDEEKSSHKDLIAWNSMINAYSKHGEWFRCFQLYNQMKLSNIIPDKVTFLGLLTACVNSGLVDKGKEIFREMVEIYGYQPSQEHHACMVDLLGRAGQIDKASEIIDAIPFKPDARVYGPLLSACKLHSETHFAEVAAQKLINIEPKNAGNYVLLSNIYAAAGKWEKVAEMRSFLRDRGLKKTPGCSWLELHGQVHEFRVADQSHSRSEDIYSVLRILELETGNMEDDDLELFELHTNQLMHY; translated from the coding sequence ATGGTTGAGAAATCAATATGCCCAGATGAAGAGAGTTTCTTGTTTGTGTTGAGATCTTGTTTTTCTCTGTCACATGAACAAGGGAGGATGGTTCATGGGCAAATAGTGAAACTGGGTTTGGATTCATTTGACTTGGTGTGCAACACTTTGATTGAGTTGTATGATGATATGGGTGACCATGAACCAGTTGAAAGAAACTATCTAGTTGAATTGAACTATTGGAACAAGTTAATTTCTGAGGCTTCTGAAAGTGGGAAATTGGATGAAAGCTTTAAACTTTTTAGCAAGATGATAAAAGAGAATATTCAGCCTAATTCTTTTACTGTGATTAATTTGTTAAGGTTAGCCGTTAATTTGAACTCATTGAAGATTGGACAAGCCCTCCATTCTCTAGTTGTGAGAAATTTGTGTGAAGAATTGTCTGTGAATACTGCAATGTTGTTAATGTATGTCAAGTTAGGTAGTTTAGAAGATGCAGAGTTGTTGTTCGATAAAATGCCGGAGAAGGATCTTGTAGTCTGGAATGTAATGATTTCAGCATATGCAGGAAATGGGTACCCTAAGGAATCCTTGGAACTCTTATATTGTATGGTTAGATTGAAGGTTAGACCTGACTTGTTTACAGCAATCCCAGCAATTTCTTCGATCACACAATTGAAGAATTTCGAGTGTGGAAGGCAAATACATGCTCATGTGATAAGAAATGGTTCAGATTATCAGGTTTCGGTTCAGAATTCTCTTATTGACATGTATTCTGCATGCGACAACTTGAGTTCATCCCGGAAGATTTTTGACAATATGATGGACAGGACAGTTGTATCATGGAGTGCACTGATCAAAGGATATGTAATGCATGACCAGTGTCTTGAGGCTTTATCGCTCTTCTTAAAGATGAAGTTGAGTGGTACAAGAGTTGATTTCATTATAGTCATTAACATCTTGCCAGCTTTTGCAAAAATGGGGGTATTGCATTATGTAAGATACTTACATGGATACTCATTGAAAGCCAGCATTGATTCACTCAAATCCGTTAAGACTTCGTTTCTTAGTAGCTATGCGAAATGCGGCTGCATAGTGATGGCCAGAAAGCTATTTGATGAAGAGAAAAGCAGCCATAAGGATCTAATTGCGTGGAACTCTATGATCAATGCGTATTCTAAACATGGAGAGTGGTTTCGATGTTTTCAGTTGTACAACCAAATGAAACTGTCTAATATTATTCCAGACAAAGTAACATTTCTTGGCCTGCTCACAGCTTGTGTCAATTCAGGCCTTGTTGATAAAGGCAAGGAGATTTTCAGAGAGATGGTGGAAATATACGGTTACCAACCTAGCCAGGAACACCATGCCTGCATGGTTGACCTACTAGGACGTGCCGGACAAATTGACAAAGCCAGTGAAATTATAGATGCTATTCCCTTTAAGCCTGATGCCAGGGTTTATGGCCCGCTTTTGAGTGCCTGTAAGTTACACTCAGAGACCCATTTTGCCGAAGTTGCTGCTCAGAAGCTTATAAATATTGAACCTAAAAATGCAGGCAACTATGTGTTGCTCTCAAATATATATGCTGCAGCAGGAAAGTGGGAAAAAGTTGCCGAAATGAGGAGTTTTCTTAGAGATAGAGGGCTAAAGAAGACACCTGGTTGTAGCTGGCTAGAATTACACGGTCAGGTACATGAGTTTCGTGTCGCAGATCAATCACATTCAAGATCGGAAGATATATATTCAGTATTAAGAATACTGGAGTTAGAAACAGGAAATATGGAGGATGATGATCttgaactctttgaattgcatACAAATCAGCTCATGCACTATTAA